One segment of Brassica napus cultivar Da-Ae chromosome C3, Da-Ae, whole genome shotgun sequence DNA contains the following:
- the LOC106363042 gene encoding zinc finger BED domain-containing protein RICESLEEPER 2-like translates to MTSSAFDNQQTDVDMQCEDQVYQETSANANATSGASSQANKVKKLVVPRSRVWEHFTRTKETRDKCVCHHFHKIFSCASKSGTSNLKQHLQICKEHQSFVIGQKTNRQQIGNEGNLKPSKVSETVFKEACNELVNLWKPHSRRTATRNIVEMFVKKKVALKNLLCTSKQRVSLTTDIWTAQVTGASYMVITSHFINESWQLKKLIICFKYIIDHKGQTIANVLLNCLEDWGIEKLFCITVDNATANTSALGRFHSVFSSISPDALVLDGNYLHMRCAAHIINLIAKEGLRDLGDNVLAVRNAVQYVRSSTSRVNAFDQRVTTGKMTRGSLPLDFKVAFDKMEAEDRLYNDYFLEVENGVKRCGPPAASDWSGVEKLIRFLVIFYNNTLIVSASSKVNAYKCYGEIVTIERNLTGLANSLDSELKLTASDMLKKFLKYWEGIKGLNKMLILATVFDPRNKMHFAKLCFEKLYGKDSYEAKEMLGSVIDLLQSMFKEYNLCFREYSTVNSSV, encoded by the exons ATGACATCCTCAGCTTTCGATAACCAACAAACCGATGTTGATATGCAATGTGAAGACCAAGTGTACCAAGAGACAAGTGCTAATGCGAATGCCACATCTGGAGCATCCTCTCAGGCGAATAAGGTGAAGAAGTTGGTTGTGCCAAGGTCTCGTGTGTGGGAGCATTTCACAAGAACCAAAGAGACCCGAGACAAGTGTGTATGTCACCATTTCCACAAGATCTTTTCATGTGCATCCAAGTCAGGAACTTCGAACCTGAAGCAGCATCTGCAAATCTGCAAAGAACACCAGTCATTCGTAATTGGTCAGAAAACGAATCGACAACAGATTGGTAATGAAGGAAATCTGAAGCCATCTAAAGTTTCTGAGACTGTTTTCAAAGAAGCGTGTAATGAGTTG GTTAACCTCTGGAAGCCTCACTCAAGAAGGACTGCGACCAGGAACATTGTGGAgatgtttgtgaagaagaaagttGCATTGAAGAACTTACTCTGCACAAGCAAACAAAGGGTTTCCCTTACCACTGATATTTGGACTGCTCAAGTGACAG GAGCAAGTTACATGGTTATCACATCACATTTCATTAACGAATCGTGGCAGCTGAAGAAGTTAATCATTTGCTTCAAGTACATCATTGATCACAAAGGTCAGACCATTGCTAATGTTCTTTTAAACTGTTTAGAAGACTGGGGAATTGAGAAACTGTTCTGCATCACAGTAGATAATGCAACTGCCAATACTTCTGCTTTAGGGAGGTTCCATAGTGTCTTTAGCTCAATTTCCCCTGATGCTTTAGTCTTAGATggaaattatttacacatgagGTGTGCTGCgcatattataaatttgattgCTAAGGAGGGTTTGCGTGATTTAGGCGATAATGTGTTAGCTGTCAGAAATGCGGTTCAATATGTTCGGTCTTCTACAAGTAGGGTCAATGCTTTTGATCAAAGAGTCACAACTGGTAAGATGACTCGTGGTAGCTTGCCTTTGGAT TTTAAGGTAGCATTTGATAAGATGGAAGCAGAGGATAGGCTGTACAATGACTACTTTTTGGAAGTAGAAAATGGGGTTAAGAGGTGTGGACCACCTGCTGCTAGCGACTGGAGTGGTGTTGAGAAGCTGATTCGGTTTTTGGTCATCTTCTACAACAATACTTTGATTGTCTCTGCCTCATCTAAGGTCAATGCATACAAATGCTATGGTGAGATAGTGACAATTGAGAGAAATCTCACTGGTTTAGCGAATAGCTTAGATTCTGAGTTGAAGTTGACAGCATCTGATATGTTGAAGAAGTTTTTGAAGTACTGGGAAGGTATCAAGGGTCTTAATAAAATGTTGATCCTAGCGACAGTCTTTGATCCTAGGAATAAGATGCATTTTGCTAAGCTATGTTTTGAGAAACTGTATGGGAAAGACAGTTATGAGGCTAAGGAAATGCTAGGATCAGTGATTGATCTTCTCCAGAGCATGTTCAAGGAGTACAACTTGTGTTTTAGAGAGTACAGCACAGTCAACTCAAGCGTCTAG
- the LOC125584555 gene encoding OVARIAN TUMOR DOMAIN-containing deubiquitinating enzyme 11-like, with the protein MGEHNRNPFAIASASGNAGGGSTSASSDSSFSSSVADTDDDQTIARMLAEDESLRREQGKLGRRLSHLGSIPHTPRVNRQIPDVNDATLDHELLSGRLATYGLAELQMEGDGNCQFRALADQLFRNADYHKHVRKHVVKQLKRQRKLYEEYVPMKYRHYRRKMKKPGEWGDHVTLQAAADRFEAKICLVTSFREQSYIEILPHNKNPLRVAWLSYWSEVHYNSLYSVGDVPTRKPKKKHWLF; encoded by the exons ATGGGTGAGCACAATAGGAATCCATTTGCGATTGCAAGTGCAAGTGGAAACGCAGGGGGAGGAAGTACAAGTGCGAGCTCAGACTCCAGTTTTAGTAGCAGTGTGGCGGATACAGATGATGACCAAACCATTGCACGTATGTTAGCTGAAGATGAGAGCTTAAGAAGAGAGCAGGGCAAGCTCGGGAGGAGGCTCTCTCATTTGGGTTCTATCCCT CACACTCCTCGGGTTAACAGGCAAATACCCGACGTAAATGATGCAACGTTAGACCATGAGCTGCTCTCTGGGAG GTTGGCCACATATGGGCTAGCTGAGTTACAAATGGAGGGGGATGGCAATTGCCAG TTCCGAGCTCTAGCGGACCAGCTTTTTCGGAATGCAGATTACCATAAACATGTAAGGAAGCATGTTGTAAAACAG TTGAAACGGCAACGCAAGTTATACGAAGAATATGTGCCTATGAAATACAGACACTACAGAAGAAAGATGAAAAA ACCGGGTGAATGGGGAGATCACGTTACTCTTCAAGCTGCTGCAGATCGT TTCGAAGCCAAGATCTGCTTAGTCACATCATTTCGGGAACAATCCTACATCGAGATTCTTCCCCATAACAAGAACCCTCTTAGAG TGGCTTGGCTTAGCTACTGGAGCGAAGTGCATTACAACTCGCTATACTCTGTtggag ATGTTCCCACAAGAAAACCCAAGAAGAAGCATTGGCTCTTCTAG